The window CCATCGCACACGGACACGCGATGATCAGCACCCCCGCCGCACAGATGACCGCTGCCGTCAGGTTGCTCTCCGGCACCGAAGGCGCCCACAAATACTGCGTCAATAACGCGCTCCAATGCCTCGCCGACTCCGGCGCCATGCCCCACAACAAACCGGTCCCCAACGCCGCCAGCACCACCAGCGGCACGAACACACTGCTCACCCGATCCCCGAGTCGCTGGATGCCCGCGCGACTGTTCTGCGCCCGTTGCACCGCGGCAATGATATGCGCCAACGCCGTCCCTTCACCTGTGGCCGTCACCCGCACGAACAAACTCCCATTCAAATTCGCCGTCCCCGCAAACACCTTCGCCCCGATCTCCTTCTCCACCGGAATCGATTCCCCGGTCAACATCGATTCATCGATCGTCGAATCGCCAAACACCACCTCGCCATCCGTCGGCACCTGATCGCCCGGCTTGAGAATAATCGTCTCCTCCAACTGCAGTTCCTTCACCGGCACGAGCGTCGCGGAATTGTCCGAGTTTCTCCGTCTCGCCATTTGCGGCGCCAGGTGCAGCAACGCCTGCAACGAACTCTCCGCCCGCGCACTCGTCCGCGCCTCAAACCAATGTCCCAGGCTGATCAACGTAATGATCGCCGCCGATTCCATGAAATAGAGATGCCCGTGACTCCCCGTGAACAACGCCCAGACGCTGTAAAGAAATGCCGTCGTGGAACCGAGCGACACCAACGTGTCCATGTTCGAACTCCCCACCTTGAGCTGCCGCCACGCCCCCACGTAAAATCGTGCCCCGCAAAAAATCTGGACCGGCAACGCCAGCAGAAACGCCACCCACCGAAACCACGGCTGCATCCCCCAGCCAAAACCCCATTCCGCGATGATCAACGGCAACGTGCAGGCCAAGCCCACCACCACATTGAATTGCCAACCCGCCAACGGCGACCATTTCCGCGCCGTCTCCGTGCCCGCCTCGCCCTCCAACACATTCGGCTCATAACCCGCCGCCTTCACCGCCGCCAACACCGCTGGCACATCCGGCGACCCCTTCCAACGCACCGTCGCCCGCCCCTGCTCCAGCTCCACCGACGCCCCGGCAACCCCCGGCACACCTTGAATCGCCTCCGTCACATGCCGCGCGCAATTGCTGCAAGTCATGCCATTGACCGCCAATTCCGTCGCCCCCGACGTCCCCGGCGCAATTGTTTCAGATGTAGATCCCGCACCCATAATTCTTCTGATACCGCGAGTGTAATGGACGCTGGGCCTTACGTCTAACCCGCAATTGAACCGCCTCCCGGGAACAGCATGATGCCACGAGAACACAGCAGCGAGGATGGAAGATGGCGAAACGTCCAACACGCAACATCGCACGCCCAAACCACGACGCAGATTTACGCAGAAGAGCGTGAAGCAACGCAGGGTTACGGCACTTGCAGGGTGTAGAAGTGCCGCGCGCTGGTTGATCCAACGGGGTTCGTGAACGAGAAGTTTCCGCTTCCATCAAAACTCCCGCTCGTCAAAATCGTCCAGTTGGTCCTCTGCACTGACAGATCGGTCGAGGTCAAGACGTGATAAGTGCCGCCGAGTCCGCTGTTATTGGTCCCGCTCATGACGAAGTTCCCGGCGTTCAAGGTGACATGCTGGATCGTCGGTGGCGGGGCGGTAAAGGTAAACTTGTCTGCCGCGGTTAGGGCCGAGGTTCCATAACCGAAAATAGGTGCGGTGACATTGCCGGCGCTAGTTTGTTTGACTCCCGATTGAACCGTCACATCCACGGTCCCGGAACCGCTCGGGACGGTGACGGAGATCTGTGTATCGCTGAGCATGTTGACCGAACTGGCGGCGTTGGTTCCAAAGAACACCGATAGGCGCCCTGCTGCACCTGAGAAATTCTGACCAGTGATGTTGAGATTACTGCCGGGCCAACCCTGTGTAGCGCTCAAGCTGGTCACCATGGGTGCGAGGTTGAGAACCTCGAAGTCATTAGCGGTGAGCCCCTTCAGTTTCATGACATCCGTCATATCCCAGGTAGCACTGAGATTGTTACTGGCGTTGACCGAGCCAGGAGCGCCGCTGACATTTATCGCTGCCGCCAAGCCGCCGGTGTCCGCGACAATGAGGCCATATTGCTGCATGGCACGGGCAAGAACCTGGGATTGAGACCCCATCAAGCTAATCGAATTGTTCACGGCTGGCGTGTTCTTCAAGCGCAACCGGCTGCCGAGGGGAATGGTGTTGGTGGAGACTGCCGTGGAAGAGCCCTTGTGTGAAGCAGGGTAAATATATCGCGAGTCAATAACGCGGTTCGGCAGCGTCACGCGCACGGCATGGTTGATCACACCCTGGCCTCCCTGCGCTACTGGCAACGCTTCATCGGGCCGGGCCAGGCCGGGAAGTATCGGCAATCCTGCACCGTCGCCGGACATCCATCCGAGGGGACGAAAACTGTTCGTGCCAAAGCCCCAAAATGATTCTATGGCCGCATGCCACTTGCCGTCGGAGTTCTCCGAAGGCCGGCTGGCGTACCACAGTTCATAACCGACGTTGTTATCCTCATCCCAGACGATTAGGTGAGAGTCACCGCGATTACCGACGCCGGGATTGGGTCCGTTTTGAAAATCACCTTCCAGCACGGCGTTTGCCGGAATCGGCACCGGGATGAGGTCGCTCTCGTCGGGATAATTGTCGATGACGACATTCACCTTGGCGGTGCTGTTGCCATGGACGACATTGTAAGGAATGCCATACAAGGCGCTGGCTCCATTGGCAGGATTATCCACACCCCAACCGGGCGTGACGAGAGCCGAGGTGCCGATGTTGGCGATGATGGCCGCTGAGTTCGTCGCGACCGGTGCGTTGGTGATGATCTGATTCCAGGGATTGTTCGCGGGAAAGAGCTGGTTGCCGAGCAATGAAGCCAGCGCGGAGCCAACCGGCGTTAACACTGTCCCTGCCGCCAATACCGCCAAGCGTTTTCTACGTCGTCTTAGTTTTCGCATCTGAACAACCTTTGCGTCAGCATTGATACTCCCAATTCACCCGAAGGCAAGCAGGAAAGGATCGCACTAAGCCGAGCCGGGCGGGATGGTCCAAAGCGGCTGACCGACATCCTTCTCGGCTGCCGGACCGGAAATGTAAGGCGAGACAATCCCCGGCAATACTTGAACGTCGAAAATCTCTTCGATGCCCGTGCAAAATTCCAGATGCCCTGCGATGGCACCGGTCCGCAAATCAACCACCCAAAGCCCACAACGCAGTTTGTCGCGATCAGCCATGATGGGGAGTCCTTCCAACGATGGACGGGCTTTGGAGAGACCGACGAACGCGTAACCACCGTGAATGGCCAGACCACGCGAAACGCCCGGCACGTGAGCCACGGAAGTGACCTGGCCACTTTGGGAATCAGCCACCGCCAACTCGCCCTGGCCGGAGTGGAGAAAGAAAATCTGATTACCTTCCACCCGCGGCGAATGCGGGAGGGAGAGACCACGAGTCAGCATGCGGCCGCTGGGGACTTCCATGAGAAAGCCGCCATTCTGTTTGACGCCGCGCCAACCAGAGGGCGTGTCCGTTTCTCCCAAGGCCGTGACGTAACGGGGTGCGCCGTTGACGACGGCCAGCCCGTTGAGATGACAGCGGTCTTCGGGACGCAGAGTGGATATGAACGGCGGCTTCCAGCGTGGGGCAAAACTGTAATGTGGATGCAGGGCGGAGAGGCAGGAGAAGAGTGTGTTGACGGTCCAGAATTCGCTTCCTCCCGAAGGCGCCGCGACCCAGGCGGCTTCGTGCGCTCGGATGTCATCGGTGAAATGGGAGGTGCGGGCCAGGAAACAGGCGTCATGATGTCCCTTGAGCTTGGCGGCGATGTCCGGGGCGTTGCGGAGGAACCAGACTTCCTTGCGCGTGCAAACGGCGATCGTCCCGGACTTGACCGCGATGCCCATGGCCCGCTCGAATTGATTAAACGTCAGCGTGAGCCGGCCTTCCCGTGCCGACACCACGACGAGGTGGCCGGTCTGGTAAGTGGAGATGAGCACCGACAAACGCAATTGCGCGAGGAGCGCGGGCAAACTGTCCGAGTGGGCGCAGCGGATGTCGCGGTATTCCATGGGCGAATTCATGGGCAAGCGAGTAGAGCAGTGCGTTGAATGCGCATCAATGATTTTTGAACGGCCACGAAAAAGCACAAGGGACACAAAAACACCTGCCCGCAGAACACGCCGATTTACGCAGAAAGGAGAATTGAACTCTTTTGGGGGTTATTTTGGCACTCCGTGAAAAAAGGTTGGGAACCAGTCGGGCAGTTGATAATACGCCAGCCAATAGCTGCCAAAGGCCATCAGCAGCAACAGCATCGCCTTCTCGCCGGCCCAGCGACCGTCCACGGGGTCGCGATAATCAATGGTGGGATGTTGGTCGAAGCCGTCGGGTTTTCGGAACATAATTTTAAACCAGAGGAAACCGATGGTGCCGGCAATGGCGAGCGAGCAATACTCGAGCCTGGTTGCGTGCCGAAAGAATTCGACCCAGATCAGGAAAAATTCTTTGAGGCATTGGAACGTGTTCACAGCGTCACCTACGGGTGAAGACTGGTGGAGGTGGGGTGAAAATGTCAAACATGAATGAAAAGGAAGCCTAACCACGGATGCACACGGACAAAGATATGAATAGCCACGAGGAGGCACAAAGGAGAGGTGCCCAGGATAGAGAATGGTTCTGGAACCATCCGGACCTACTGTTCAACGTAAGCGGAAAAACTGGCTGGGTGTTACTCCAGTGGCATTGGTGTATGGGCTCGTGGCTGCAGGAATGTCCACGTATGGACCGACGACGTTGGTAGCTGATTGCAATACAGACGTGTCTGGCCAGCTTAACACAAAATTGGAGCCGCTCCTGCCAACTAGAAGCGTGGGATGGGGAGCCGGCACAATCTCACCAGAGGCAAGAACCTGGCCACGATATGTCCCGGAAGCGAGCCCGACCGGATTAATGAAACGCACCTTGGAGAGTTCGGCTGTGGGAAGTTGTGGATTGCTGACGACGATTTGACTGGCTCCGCCGCCGGTGGTGGAACCATTCCAGTTTTGGATCGACAAGATTCCGGTTCCAATGCCGAGAGAGTTTTGAAAAAGAAACTTGCTGCCCATCGCACTCAGGGAACTGCCGCCAATCATGGCTGCACCGTTCACGGTGAGCTGCCTGCCATTGCCATAAATCGAGCTGTTGAAATTCACCGAACCGGTCACCGTGACGTTCATGCCGAGCGACAAGGGGGAAGTAAAATTGACTGTGCTGGTGGATGAAACATTGTTGTTCAATGTGCAGGCAGCGCCTCCCAGCGTCACGCTTCCGCCGGAAGTCAAGGCACCCGCCACGAATATCGTACCGGAGGAATTGGCAGTAAACGAGCCGGTCGTTGCGATTGTATTTAAAGTGAGCCCCTCATAGCTGTATAACGAAACGTTTCTCGCTGCCGGGATGGTGATTCCTGTGAAACGATTGCCTGAAGTCAGCACAATATCCTTGGATGTTCCCGCGCTTAATGTCGTGGCACCAGTCACGTTCAAAGCCCAGCTTTGAACAATGTTTCCCTGAGCCGAGACCGAGAGTGTTCCCCCGATGGTGGAGCTGCCTAGGGTGAGTCCATTGATGTCCACCAGGGTAACATCTTTGGCGGAAGCGATGCTGACCGTCGCAAAATCATTTCCGGGATTGCTCAGTATAATATTATTTCCCGAGCCGGCATAGAAGAAGGCTGATGAGCCGGCACCATTAACGGAAAGAGCGCCAAACTGAGTGATGGCTCCAGAGGTGTTTACCCACAGATTTCCCGAAATGGTGGAAGCCCCAAAATTGAGGCTGTTGATATCGCTGATCGTAACGTCTTTGCCGGAAGTGATGACCACGGTCGGGAAGTCGTTGGCAACCTGATTCAACACGATGTTGTTCGCGGACCCAGCAGAGAAAGTGGCGGTCCTGCTCAGAGCTACCCGGAGAGCGCCCGACTGCGTGATGGCTCCGGCTGTGGTCACAGTGAGATTACCGGTAATCATCGAATTGCCGAAATTGAGCGCAGAACTGGTGGCCAGGGTGACATTGTTGGCAGCGGTGATGGTGGCTGTGGAAAAATTATTTGCAACGTTGTTAAGGGTGACATCGCCAGCGGGTGATAGAATGGTGACTGCTCCCGTGGCCACGATAATCTCCGCCCCCTGGGTGATGCTACCGCCATTGGCGGCAGAAAGAGAGAGGTCGCCCGTTGGCATGTTGATGGAGCCGTTGATGGCAATGCTGGAATTGGCGGTGAGTTCCAGCGAGGCGGGATTCGAAACCGACTTCACGATCGCCGAATCCACGGTGATGTTTCCCTGTGCTGAAAATGCACTGGTGGTAACGATGAGGATAGGTGTCCCGTTATCCAGCAAATTTGCTATGTCGGTGACGGAAATGGTTGCCTTGTCCGCCGTGGGCGTAAAATAGCCCCAGGACCAGGAACCGCCTGAGGTGGGAGCCGAACCGATGGTGATGTCCGAATTCGCCCTGACCTGGATCGCGGAAAGCAAAAGAAGGCCGGAAAAAAGCGCGAAACAACGATGGCTCATAGGTAAAAGTCTTATCTGATAATTTTGTCTCTCTTGAACGACAGATATCATTCCAATCCCAGTGGAATTGTCTACATAATTAGACGGGTAGAAGGCGGTCCTGTCAGCAGTGGTCGGTGGCTTGTTTTTCGGTGCGGGGGACGATGTAGGCGGTTTGTTGTTTGCGGAAGCCCAGGGTTTCGTAAAACGAGGCTTTGTCGGGAGCGGCGGTGAGGGTGCAAAACAGATAATCTCTGGTCTGCTGTTTGAGGTGGTCGATGATGTGGGTGCCGATGCCGCGTCGCTGATGCGTGGGAGCGACGATGACATCGACAATGAGGCAGTAATATTTTCCGTCATCGACGGTGCGGCCGCAGCCGACGAGTTGGTTCTGGTCGTAGGCGAAGATGAGGTGGGTGCTTTTGGAAAAGGCGTCCTGGAGTTCAGAGGCGCTTCGTGGTCCCCAGCCGACGGATTGGAAGAGGGTGGACAAGTTTTCCCAGGAAAGGTTTTCGGTGGTGTGCTGGTAGTGGATCATGGATGGCCTTTGGTTGGCGGCGAGAATAAGGGATTAGACAGGAATGGAAAAGTTTTTCAGCAAAATTCAGCGGCTATCGATACGAGGGCATGAAATTTGGGGAGCCCTTCGCCTATCCTGCGGATATCCTCACCAAGTATGAGCGTGGCGAGGAGGTTACAGCCGGCCTCAATGTTTAATTGGATGCAGTGGACGTCCCCGTGTTAGCTAACCTGCTGGGCGCCCAAACTGACGCAGAGCCGGCATCGAAAAACTTTACCTCTAAGGGTTTGCCCTTCCGAAGTCCGGAGAGTGCTGATGCCCGGCTAATTTTTTCCTGATTTGCAGAAGAGCTTGGATCTCCGAACAGACTGATATACAAGCGGTTTGTTTTACCATGGCGGCCAATACGATCTGTGAAGATATGGTCGTCGCACTCGTCCAAGGAATGTCCGAATACGACGAGCGATCCCTGAATTTCCGTAAACGAACGATACATTTTACAGAGGTAATCGTTATGGCGGATGCGTTCTACCTTTTCAGCGCTTGTGCCTTCCGAGACGAAAACGGGGTAAAACCCTTGTTGTAATGCGGCACGGATTTGATCAATGAGAGGGATTTGGGTGTTGACCCAAGTAAACTTTTTCATCTCGCTCCCGGTATCGTAAAGGTGTAAAGCACCGTGAAGATACCGTACACTTTGGGTCTTCGAATTATCTGGATCCCACGAAACGTAATCGGCATCGGGATCGTCGGCAGGCTTACGGAAACCATCATCAGAAGTAATCGGCTCATCCTCAAGTTCGTCTTGCATTAGAGACCAATAGAGCAGCAAGTCATAATTCAATGTATTGATACTCTTGTAGCCACGGAGAAACTTTCGGCAGATTGAGTATTCTTCTCTTTTTATATCGTGCGGACGATCTGGATGGGAACCGGCTACAGCGCTGACAAGTACCTCTCTGAGTGAATTAGCGTCTTCTGCGGCTCTGTTTTTTGCATCCGCATCGCCCGGGAAGTAGATCGTGGCAATTACAGAGAAGCTCCGCAATGCCCTCATGACTGCTTCGAAGTTTGTTGTTCCGAGCGCATCAAACGCCTGGCGTGCTCGCTCTGCTTGTGAAAAATCTGCCCGGTCGAAAAGTTTGTCGTATTTAAACAGGTCAGGTCTGCATGCGATGCTGAAACCGTTTCCCAACAGAAGGTGCCGACGTACGTCAGTTTCGGCGAGCACATCGGCATATGAAAGAATTGGCGGTGTTGACATGACGATGTGTAGGTTAGGTGGTGGAATTAATGCGTTTCGATAGTGTTATCACCCTCACCCCAGATGCGGGCGAGGGTGGCTTGGATTTTTTTCTCGAAGCGGGTGATTAGTTCGCGGTTGGCGGCGACCAGTGCTTGCTCGGCTTCGATCTCGGACACGATGGCTTGCTGCGTGGCGAGGGGTGGGAGAGGGATTTCAAATGTTTTGAGGTATGTGAGATTCAAATGCGAAATGTGACCATCAATGCCGTGTTTCCTTAAGCGGTCGTATTGTCCGAGAAAGTACAAATAGAGGTAGAGTGGTTCAACGCACTCGTTCGGGGTGATTGCCGCCGCGTTCTGAGTCGTGCAGGCGGGCACGTTGAGGTATGCGACTTGGCCCCGCGTTTTGCCTTGGCCGTACATGGCCATCAAGACAGTCCCTTTTGGAAAAACAGTGAGACCGTAATCTCTCACGGCCTCCCTACTGATATGGGTAACGGAACTGTTGATGATGCAGTTGTTGATCTCGCTGGTCTTCACGAAGTTCACATCGCCGACATAGTAGTCACCCCGAGTTGTATCGGGCGTTGTGCCACTGCGTAGAGATGCGACATCATCCAGGCAACATATCGGCCAGTCAGGGTGGATGGTGATGTGGGGGCGATAGTGGTCGAGGACGGCGCGGGCGCCGTTGATGACTTTCTGGTAGCCCTCGATCTCCAGCACGATCTCCTTCTGCGTAGCAAGGGATGGCAGGGGGATTTGGAATTCGGCCAAGTCCTCAACTTTCATGCTGACATTGGCAGCGCCCTTCATGAGTTCCGCCACCTTGTCCTTCTGGAGGTCGAGAACGAGATAGAGGAATCTAGTGATTAAAACGTCGGCATCTTTCGGCTGAAGCACAGCCAAGAGGTTCGCTACAGCGAACTTCCCTGAAGCGAAGTGAATTCGGCTGAGGGTTGCCCGACCATGGCCCGTGGATGAAATCATCGGAACGCAGACTGCCTCACCATCTATTTCGTAATCGGAAGAACTGAGCGGTTCCTTAGCCGTCACGATGAGTGGATAGGGTCCCCTTTGTGTCTTGGTGCTGGAATGCGTACCTTTAGTTAGCGAGCACACGTCCTTCAGCCTGACGACACGAGTCCCAGCTCGGGCTTCAACCGGTCGATAGCGTTCTGCGCTGAAAATGTAGTCGTTGGCGGCAATCGCGTTTCGCTCAACGAGGAAGGAGTGCCGCGATAATTCCGTACCTTCGTGGTAAGCCGCGTAATCCTGGACCACGAATGGCAGATCGTTTCGCTCGGTAACCGTGCGTTTGACGCCGAGGCTTACACCGATAGCGCGAATGTCGGAGAAGAGAACATGAGGCCTGCTCTTGGCGACTCGCTTATCGAGAATCAGGATCGAGGTTTTCACGCCCGAGTAAGGCTGGAAGACCCCCGACGGGAGCGAGATGATCCCAATCAGGGATTCCTTCAAAAGAACTTCACGGAGTCGTCGGTATGCGGTGCCGCTTTGAAAAATAATTCCTTCGGGAACAATGATGCCAGCCCGGCCGTGGGCGGTCAGATGTTCCAGCATGTAATCCACGAATAGGACTTCGCTGCGATTGCTTGGAACGGAGAAACGCTTGTGGGGCTTGATGCCGCCTTTCGGAGACATGAATGGAGGGTTGGCGAGGATGACATCGGCGAACTCATTCCAGCGTTCCTCGGAGGTGAGTGTGTCGTATTCGTAGATGTGTGGATCAGTAAAACCGTGGAGATAGAGGTTCACCAATGAAAGGCGCACCATGTCAGGGGAGATATCGTAACCTTTGAAGTTCTTCGCGAGGCGCCCACGGTCGTCGGGGGTGAGCTTGCTGTTCCCTCTGGCGTCGGTATTCGCACGAAGGATATGTTTGTAGGAGGAAATTAGAAATCCGGCGGTGCCACAAGCAGGGTCGAGGACTGTCTCGTTTTTTTTCGGATCTACAACCGAGACGATAAAATCAATGATGTGACGTGGTGTGCGAAATTGCCCGGCATCGCCTTGGGAGCCAAGGACGGAGAGGAGATACTCGAAGGCATCACCAAGCCGCTCGGAGTGGTCGTACGTAAACTCATCGATGATTTTTAGAAAGGCTTTAAGCGTTTCAGGATCGCGATAGGGAAGATAAGCATTCTTGAAAATTTCACGGAACAGGAGTGGGATGCCGGGATTCTGGGGCATCTTGGCAATGCCTTCGCCATAGAGGCCGAGTAGTTCATGGCCGCCAAGACCGGAACGCATGAGCCTGGCCCAGCCGTATCGGGCGAAATCCTTCGTGAAAAACTTACGCTTGCCGCCCAGCTCCTCAGACTCAGCGTCCATGTCGTCCATGAACTTATAGATGAGTGCAATAGTGATTTGTTCTACCTGGGATTTTGGGTCGGGAACTTTGCCAACGAGGATGTTGCGAGCGGTATCGATGCGGCGTTTTGTGTCAGAGTCTAGCATGTAGTTTTCCTAAGCAGCGAATTGGTTCAAGGAAACATAATCCTTGATGTATTCCGGAATCAACGTCCGGTATTTCGAAGGCACAGCCTTGAAGTCACGTGTGGAGAATACGGGATTCGTGGCGAGGTCGGTCAAGTGGCCTGATTCGATGATATAACGAATCTGATCGCTGGTGACGTAGGCCTTGAAATAGGTTTTGAGTGCCGGGATAGCTTCGGCCTCTTCGGGTTTGTAGTCGGCCACGAACTTGGAGAACTCTTCCTCCAACAGTTCATCTTTGGACTTGAAGCGCGGAATAAGGCCGAAGATTTTTTCGAGAATTTCCCGAAGCGTGATCCGCCGGTCCACGTCCGCCGCTTTGCGCAGCTTCTCCAGCGAATAAAACTCAGCGGATTTGCCGAAGATTTCCCGGTTCACATAGTCGATGACCCGGTCCCATTGGTTTGCCTCAATACTGGCCACGATGAAATCATTTTCCCGGATGGTGGTCTCGAATTTCTGATAAAGCATGCGGTCGATCTTCATGCCTTCAGAGCCGATGACCTCCTCTCTCATCGTGGCAAGGATATCCTCACCAAGATGCTCATAGCTTTTCGCTATGCCTCCGATGCCATCGCCCTCGTTATCCTCCTTTTCACCACCCTTGCCCTTCGGCTTAGGAAGTTTGATGATCTGA of the Pedosphaera parvula Ellin514 genome contains:
- a CDS encoding heavy metal translocating P-type ATPase, coding for MGAGSTSETIAPGTSGATELAVNGMTCSNCARHVTEAIQGVPGVAGASVELEQGRATVRWKGSPDVPAVLAAVKAAGYEPNVLEGEAGTETARKWSPLAGWQFNVVVGLACTLPLIIAEWGFGWGMQPWFRWVAFLLALPVQIFCGARFYVGAWRQLKVGSSNMDTLVSLGSTTAFLYSVWALFTGSHGHLYFMESAAIITLISLGHWFEARTSARAESSLQALLHLAPQMARRRNSDNSATLVPVKELQLEETIILKPGDQVPTDGEVVFGDSTIDESMLTGESIPVEKEIGAKVFAGTANLNGSLFVRVTATGEGTALAHIIAAVQRAQNSRAGIQRLGDRVSSVFVPLVVLAALGTGLLWGMAPESARHWSALLTQYLWAPSVPESNLTAAVICAAGVLIIACPCAMGLATPIAIMAGTNAAARRGILIRDGIALERAGKITAVVFDKTGTITQGKPVVVSEEKYGSGGRRPIVHEMKLAAALARRSNHPISQSVAKLYNDDYPFQEWVEIRGSGVQAKLRMDNFQSAPVLVRLGSLRWLRASGVDLTRGKNFEQQWSEQGATLLGISIDQSLMGIVAVQDTLKEGAQEVIGKLHRRGFKTYLLTGDNPLTAQAIAREVGIPSGHVFAEVLPEDKAGFIQVLQKKGERVAFIGDGINDAPALEAADIGIAVSRASDVAREAADIILLKSEIHAVPEALGLARATLKTIKQNLFWAFFYNIIGIPLAALGFLSPVLCALAMGLSDMVVIGNALRLLRWDAFLWQNCVGESLRTWILTMTNSGWRVGGN
- a CDS encoding IPT/TIG domain-containing protein, which translates into the protein MRKLRRRRKRLAVLAAGTVLTPVGSALASLLGNQLFPANNPWNQIITNAPVATNSAAIIANIGTSALVTPGWGVDNPANGASALYGIPYNVVHGNSTAKVNVVIDNYPDESDLIPVPIPANAVLEGDFQNGPNPGVGNRGDSHLIVWDEDNNVGYELWYASRPSENSDGKWHAAIESFWGFGTNSFRPLGWMSGDGAGLPILPGLARPDEALPVAQGGQGVINHAVRVTLPNRVIDSRYIYPASHKGSSTAVSTNTIPLGSRLRLKNTPAVNNSISLMGSQSQVLARAMQQYGLIVADTGGLAAAINVSGAPGSVNASNNLSATWDMTDVMKLKGLTANDFEVLNLAPMVTSLSATQGWPGSNLNITGQNFSGAAGRLSVFFGTNAASSVNMLSDTQISVTVPSGSGTVDVTVQSGVKQTSAGNVTAPIFGYGTSALTAADKFTFTAPPPTIQHVTLNAGNFVMSGTNNSGLGGTYHVLTSTDLSVQRTNWTILTSGSFDGSGNFSFTNPVGSTSARHFYTLQVP
- a CDS encoding TIGR03032 family protein; amino-acid sequence: MNSPMEYRDIRCAHSDSLPALLAQLRLSVLISTYQTGHLVVVSAREGRLTLTFNQFERAMGIAVKSGTIAVCTRKEVWFLRNAPDIAAKLKGHHDACFLARTSHFTDDIRAHEAAWVAAPSGGSEFWTVNTLFSCLSALHPHYSFAPRWKPPFISTLRPEDRCHLNGLAVVNGAPRYVTALGETDTPSGWRGVKQNGGFLMEVPSGRMLTRGLSLPHSPRVEGNQIFFLHSGQGELAVADSQSGQVTSVAHVPGVSRGLAIHGGYAFVGLSKARPSLEGLPIMADRDKLRCGLWVVDLRTGAIAGHLEFCTGIEEIFDVQVLPGIVSPYISGPAAEKDVGQPLWTIPPGSA
- a CDS encoding beta strand repeat-containing protein, translating into MSHRCFALFSGLLLLSAIQVRANSDITIGSAPTSGGSWSWGYFTPTADKATISVTDIANLLDNGTPILIVTTSAFSAQGNITVDSAIVKSVSNPASLELTANSSIAINGSINMPTGDLSLSAANGGSITQGAEIIVATGAVTILSPAGDVTLNNVANNFSTATITAANNVTLATSSALNFGNSMITGNLTVTTAGAITQSGALRVALSRTATFSAGSANNIVLNQVANDFPTVVITSGKDVTISDINSLNFGASTISGNLWVNTSGAITQFGALSVNGAGSSAFFYAGSGNNIILSNPGNDFATVSIASAKDVTLVDINGLTLGSSTIGGTLSVSAQGNIVQSWALNVTGATTLSAGTSKDIVLTSGNRFTGITIPAARNVSLYSYEGLTLNTIATTGSFTANSSGTIFVAGALTSGGSVTLGGAACTLNNNVSSTSTVNFTSPLSLGMNVTVTGSVNFNSSIYGNGRQLTVNGAAMIGGSSLSAMGSKFLFQNSLGIGTGILSIQNWNGSTTGGGASQIVVSNPQLPTAELSKVRFINPVGLASGTYRGQVLASGEIVPAPHPTLLVGRSGSNFVLSWPDTSVLQSATNVVGPYVDIPAATSPYTNATGVTPSQFFRLR
- a CDS encoding GNAT family N-acetyltransferase, with the protein product MIHYQHTTENLSWENLSTLFQSVGWGPRSASELQDAFSKSTHLIFAYDQNQLVGCGRTVDDGKYYCLIVDVIVAPTHQRRGIGTHIIDHLKQQTRDYLFCTLTAAPDKASFYETLGFRKQQTAYIVPRTEKQATDHC
- a CDS encoding DUF4917 family protein; its protein translation is MSTPPILSYADVLAETDVRRHLLLGNGFSIACRPDLFKYDKLFDRADFSQAERARQAFDALGTTNFEAVMRALRSFSVIATIYFPGDADAKNRAAEDANSLREVLVSAVAGSHPDRPHDIKREEYSICRKFLRGYKSINTLNYDLLLYWSLMQDELEDEPITSDDGFRKPADDPDADYVSWDPDNSKTQSVRYLHGALHLYDTGSEMKKFTWVNTQIPLIDQIRAALQQGFYPVFVSEGTSAEKVERIRHNDYLCKMYRSFTEIQGSLVVFGHSLDECDDHIFTDRIGRHGKTNRLYISLFGDPSSSANQEKISRASALSGLRKGKPLEVKFFDAGSASVWAPSRLANTGTSTASN
- a CDS encoding N-6 DNA methylase, encoding MLDSDTKRRIDTARNILVGKVPDPKSQVEQITIALIYKFMDDMDAESEELGGKRKFFTKDFARYGWARLMRSGLGGHELLGLYGEGIAKMPQNPGIPLLFREIFKNAYLPYRDPETLKAFLKIIDEFTYDHSERLGDAFEYLLSVLGSQGDAGQFRTPRHIIDFIVSVVDPKKNETVLDPACGTAGFLISSYKHILRANTDARGNSKLTPDDRGRLAKNFKGYDISPDMVRLSLVNLYLHGFTDPHIYEYDTLTSEERWNEFADVILANPPFMSPKGGIKPHKRFSVPSNRSEVLFVDYMLEHLTAHGRAGIIVPEGIIFQSGTAYRRLREVLLKESLIGIISLPSGVFQPYSGVKTSILILDKRVAKSRPHVLFSDIRAIGVSLGVKRTVTERNDLPFVVQDYAAYHEGTELSRHSFLVERNAIAANDYIFSAERYRPVEARAGTRVVRLKDVCSLTKGTHSSTKTQRGPYPLIVTAKEPLSSSDYEIDGEAVCVPMISSTGHGRATLSRIHFASGKFAVANLLAVLQPKDADVLITRFLYLVLDLQKDKVAELMKGAANVSMKVEDLAEFQIPLPSLATQKEIVLEIEGYQKVINGARAVLDHYRPHITIHPDWPICCLDDVASLRSGTTPDTTRGDYYVGDVNFVKTSEINNCIINSSVTHISREAVRDYGLTVFPKGTVLMAMYGQGKTRGQVAYLNVPACTTQNAAAITPNECVEPLYLYLYFLGQYDRLRKHGIDGHISHLNLTYLKTFEIPLPPLATQQAIVSEIEAEQALVAANRELITRFEKKIQATLARIWGEGDNTIETH